From Butyricimonas paravirosa, one genomic window encodes:
- a CDS encoding response regulator, whose translation MEPEKRPIILIAEDDESNYLLLFALLKRDYQIIHAHDGIEAIQLFKNFPPDAILMDIKMPHMDGFTAMQAIREIDHDIPIIVVSAYAFEQDKQTAYSCGCNAYIMKPVDAKKLTSTISLLLSIKEHHISIH comes from the coding sequence ATGGAACCAGAGAAACGCCCTATAATTCTTATTGCAGAAGATGATGAAAGTAACTACTTGCTTTTATTCGCTTTATTAAAAAGAGATTACCAGATCATTCATGCACATGATGGAATTGAAGCCATCCAACTATTCAAGAATTTTCCTCCCGATGCAATCTTAATGGATATAAAAATGCCCCACATGGACGGTTTTACAGCCATGCAAGCTATTCGGGAAATAGATCATGACATTCCGATCATTGTTGTCAGCGCATACGCCTTCGAACAAGACAAACAAACAGCTTACTCGTGCGGGTGTAATGCCTATATCATGAAACCCGTGGATGCTAAAAAGTTGACAAGCACCATTTCCCTCTTGCTATCTATTAAAGAACATCACATTTCTATTCACTAA
- a CDS encoding metallopeptidase TldD-related protein — protein sequence MRYILSLLIFFLLVGPVVAQNEQDQVIFKAMQDELQRNKAELALPGMDKPFYLSFSLGRFRQFEVVGELGAITNSLELPWRGVGSSQLLLGDYNNTNDTRFVGQFMKVGMPAEADYDMIRRNFWLVSDAAYKMALREAAAKEAALKSNPQTPEEAQLPDLVKAEPITKIVESKVPYEIDIKKWENTIRELSAIFKNYKEIYNSSVGISGLDMEVYKQTSEDVTMKQPVTYANLFAQGYVTTEDGVRIGDALSILVARPQDMPSLEDLKKKVTAFAENLMKLRNAPVVEEFYSGPVLFEDGASSSIFVNNLLNQGGLFAYRKPIGQAGGRTLEGRIGRKIIDNRLTVKNYTSLEKYDGTPLLGAYEIDAEGVIPEKEMTLVDKGILRQMLNGRVPSLKTQHSTGSSRFVMTGSDIVYATAPGTIHIQVDKGTKQDKMKKALIKAAKDEGLDYAYIVRSIAGPASRIYKVDVKDGSETQVRFGDVSAINLAKIKRVLDISSKENVSNYILNRQVLSSLIYPASVLIEDVEINKSEPKKEKEPVLKFPLQR from the coding sequence ATGAGATATATATTATCACTATTAATATTTTTCCTGCTGGTAGGGCCAGTGGTGGCACAGAATGAGCAAGATCAAGTGATCTTCAAGGCGATGCAGGATGAATTACAAAGAAATAAAGCTGAATTGGCATTGCCGGGAATGGATAAACCGTTTTATTTGTCTTTTTCTTTAGGTAGATTCCGCCAGTTTGAAGTTGTCGGGGAGCTGGGAGCGATCACGAATTCACTGGAATTGCCGTGGAGAGGGGTAGGCTCGTCTCAGTTGTTGCTGGGTGATTATAATAACACGAACGATACTCGTTTCGTGGGACAATTCATGAAGGTAGGGATGCCGGCCGAGGCGGATTATGACATGATTCGTCGTAATTTTTGGTTGGTATCCGATGCGGCTTACAAGATGGCGTTGCGTGAAGCTGCTGCCAAAGAAGCGGCCTTGAAGTCAAACCCGCAAACTCCGGAGGAGGCTCAATTGCCGGACTTGGTGAAGGCAGAACCGATCACGAAGATCGTGGAAAGTAAGGTTCCCTATGAAATTGATATAAAGAAATGGGAAAACACGATTCGTGAACTTTCCGCGATATTCAAGAATTACAAGGAAATTTACAACTCATCCGTGGGTATTAGCGGTTTGGATATGGAAGTTTACAAACAGACGAGCGAGGACGTGACCATGAAACAACCGGTTACTTATGCGAATCTGTTTGCACAAGGATATGTAACCACGGAAGACGGGGTACGGATCGGGGATGCGCTTTCTATTTTGGTTGCTCGCCCGCAGGATATGCCTTCTTTGGAAGATTTGAAAAAGAAAGTAACTGCTTTTGCTGAAAATCTGATGAAGTTGAGAAATGCCCCAGTGGTTGAAGAATTCTATTCCGGGCCGGTTCTTTTTGAAGACGGGGCTTCTTCCAGTATCTTCGTGAACAACCTGTTGAATCAAGGGGGATTATTTGCTTATCGTAAGCCGATTGGTCAGGCGGGAGGCAGAACGTTGGAAGGTCGTATCGGGAGAAAGATTATTGACAACCGTTTGACCGTGAAAAATTACACTAGCTTGGAGAAATACGATGGGACCCCGTTGTTAGGTGCTTACGAGATCGATGCGGAGGGTGTTATTCCGGAAAAGGAGATGACGCTGGTTGACAAGGGGATCTTGCGCCAAATGTTGAATGGTCGGGTACCTTCTTTGAAAACTCAGCACTCCACGGGTAGCTCTCGTTTCGTGATGACCGGAAGTGATATAGTTTATGCCACGGCTCCGGGAACTATTCATATCCAAGTAGATAAGGGAACGAAACAGGACAAGATGAAAAAAGCATTAATCAAGGCTGCCAAGGATGAAGGGTTGGATTATGCTTACATCGTGCGCAGTATTGCTGGACCGGCATCCCGTATTTACAAGGTTGACGTGAAAGATGGTAGTGAAACGCAGGTTCGTTTCGGTGATGTTTCTGCCATTAATTTGGCGAAGATCAAACGGGTACTGGACATTTCAAGTAAAGAAAACGTGTCTAACTACATCCTGAATCGTCAAGTGCTTTCTTCTTTGATTTATCCGGCCTCGGTTTTGATTGAGGACGTGGAAATCAACAAGTCTGAACCGAAGAAAGAGAAAGAACCGGTGTTGAAATTCCCGTTGCAGAGATAA
- a CDS encoding TldD/PmbA family protein, with amino-acid sequence MRKTVLVIFSCFLSLLFVPKTYGQGQDKLLGLLKEELAQQMKELKGEEFPPYHMNYRVIDVTSSVVSASFGALMNSQQYRSRTLVPQIRLGDEKLDNFRFNQMGSAMSRFQGPSVARLPLDEENNEDAVRQAIWDEVNNRYKFAVDMYQKTKAESSVNVEEEDKAPYFSEAKVEKYYEAPLPAEKMTIDMDQWAARMKEISAVFKNQPGIMKGDAIMIYTVERRYFVNNEGTEVVQNLPYTRIMVFGETKADDGMELPLNLSYFAYDPADLPANDKIIADAKEMVKTLEALRVAPVVDPYTGPALLSGPASGVFFHEIFGHRIEGQRMKSESDGQTFKKMIGQFVLPEGMHVYDDPTLRKYAGEDLNGFYKYDDQGVKAERVDVVVNGKLNDFLMTRTPIDGHPRTNGHARASDGFDPVSRQSNLVIETSNPKTPEELRQLLIEEVKKQGKEYGYFFKEVTSGFTFTGKGGTNSFNVTPLEVYKVFADGRPDQLVRGVDLIGTPLSMFSNIIYAGNDARVFTGMCGAESGSIPVTAISPTILVNKVETQRKAKSQDILPILPAPGTK; translated from the coding sequence ATGAGAAAAACAGTATTGGTTATTTTTAGTTGCTTTCTCTCCCTGTTGTTTGTACCCAAGACTTACGGGCAAGGACAGGATAAGTTGCTAGGACTTCTGAAAGAAGAGTTGGCACAACAGATGAAAGAACTAAAGGGTGAAGAATTTCCCCCGTATCACATGAATTACAGGGTGATTGATGTGACTTCTTCCGTGGTATCGGCTTCTTTCGGGGCGCTGATGAACAGTCAGCAGTATCGTTCCCGGACGTTAGTTCCGCAGATTCGGTTAGGGGATGAGAAACTCGATAATTTTAGATTTAATCAAATGGGATCGGCCATGTCCCGTTTCCAAGGACCTTCCGTGGCTCGTTTACCATTGGATGAAGAAAATAATGAAGATGCCGTTCGTCAGGCTATCTGGGACGAGGTGAACAATCGTTACAAGTTTGCCGTGGATATGTACCAGAAAACGAAGGCAGAAAGCTCTGTAAACGTGGAAGAGGAGGATAAGGCTCCTTATTTTTCGGAGGCGAAAGTGGAAAAATATTACGAGGCTCCGCTTCCTGCTGAAAAAATGACGATTGATATGGATCAGTGGGCAGCCCGGATGAAAGAGATTTCAGCCGTGTTCAAAAATCAACCCGGTATTATGAAAGGGGATGCGATCATGATCTACACGGTGGAAAGACGTTATTTCGTGAACAACGAGGGAACGGAAGTCGTGCAGAATCTACCGTATACCCGTATTATGGTGTTTGGGGAGACAAAAGCCGATGACGGAATGGAATTGCCGTTGAATTTGTCTTATTTTGCTTATGATCCGGCAGATCTTCCCGCCAATGATAAGATTATTGCAGATGCTAAAGAGATGGTGAAAACATTGGAGGCTTTGCGTGTGGCTCCGGTGGTTGATCCCTACACGGGACCGGCCTTGCTATCCGGCCCTGCCAGTGGTGTGTTCTTCCACGAGATTTTCGGTCACCGGATCGAGGGACAACGTATGAAGAGCGAGAGTGACGGGCAGACGTTCAAGAAAATGATCGGTCAATTCGTGTTGCCGGAGGGTATGCACGTGTATGATGACCCGACACTTCGGAAGTATGCAGGAGAGGATTTGAACGGATTTTATAAGTATGATGATCAGGGTGTAAAAGCCGAACGGGTGGATGTTGTGGTGAACGGTAAGTTGAATGACTTCCTGATGACTCGTACCCCGATCGACGGCCATCCTCGCACGAACGGACACGCCCGTGCCAGCGACGGGTTTGACCCTGTTTCCCGCCAGTCTAATTTGGTGATCGAGACTTCTAACCCGAAGACTCCCGAAGAATTACGTCAGTTATTGATTGAAGAGGTAAAGAAACAAGGTAAAGAATACGGTTATTTCTTCAAAGAGGTGACGAGTGGATTTACATTCACGGGTAAAGGTGGTACCAATTCCTTCAACGTGACCCCGCTGGAGGTGTACAAAGTGTTTGCTGACGGTCGTCCGGACCAGTTGGTTCGTGGCGTGGATTTGATCGGAACCCCGCTTTCCATGTTCTCTAATATTATATATGCCGGAAATGATGCCCGCGTGTTCACGGGAATGTGTGGTGCTGAATCGGGTTCAATTCCTGTAACGGCTATTTCCCCGACTATCTTGGTGAATAAGGTAGAGACGCAAAGAAAAGCGAAATCACAAGATATTTTACCGATTTTACCGGCTCCGGGAACGAAATAA